Proteins from one Oscillatoria nigro-viridis PCC 7112 genomic window:
- a CDS encoding ATP-dependent Clp protease ATP-binding subunit, whose translation MFERFTEQAIKAIMLAQEEARRLGHNFVGTEQILLGLVGEGTGIAAKVLLDMGLNLKEARNEIENIIGRGSGFLPPEIPFTPRVKRIFETALNEARQLGHNYIGTEHILLGLIQDDEGVAAKVLQNLGIDRQRVRTQVIRAVGEVAAVPGGRGDSGDRKIPTLEEFGTNLTKLAAAGKLDPVVGRENEIERVIQVLGRRTKNNPVLVGEPGVGKTALAEGLAQRIVNRNVPEILEDKQVISLDMGSLIAGTKFRGEFEERLAKIMAEIRAAGNIILVIDEIHTLVGAGAIQGSMDASNMLKPALARGELQCVGATTLDEYRKHIERDAALERRFQPIKVGEPSVAETIEILYGLRSAYEQHHRLTISDAALEAAATLSDRYINDRFLPDKAIDLIDEAGSRVRVMNSQTPPEVKELKKQLPAVTKEKDAAVREQDFDKAGKLRDRELEIEAEIAAATINKSQLKTSPTVTEEDIAHIVANWTGVPVSKLTESESELLLHMEDTLHQRLIGQEEAVTAVSRAIRRARVGLKNPNRPIASFIFSGPTGVGKTELTKALATYFFGSEEAMIRLDMSEFMERHTVSKLIGSPPGYVGYDEGGQLTEAVRRRPYTVVLFDEIEKAHPDVFNMMLQILEDGRLTDAKGRTVDFKNTLLIMTSNIGSRVIEKGGGGLGFEFAESAADGQYNRVRSLVNEELKQFFRPEFINRLDEIIVFRQLNREEVKQIADIMLQQVFSRLTEQGITLSVTERFKDLLVTEGYNPSYGARPLRRAIMRLLEDVLAEEMLSGKLKDGQKAIVDVDENGQVKIVPDGPSEPKLPEFALSH comes from the coding sequence ATGTTTGAACGCTTTACAGAACAAGCCATTAAAGCAATCATGCTAGCCCAAGAGGAAGCGCGACGCCTCGGTCACAATTTTGTAGGCACCGAGCAAATTCTTCTGGGGCTCGTCGGCGAAGGCACTGGCATCGCTGCAAAAGTATTACTGGATATGGGCCTCAACTTGAAAGAGGCGCGCAATGAAATCGAAAATATCATCGGTAGAGGTTCCGGGTTCCTCCCGCCGGAAATTCCTTTTACGCCCCGCGTCAAGCGCATTTTTGAGACGGCGCTGAACGAAGCGCGGCAGTTAGGCCACAATTACATCGGCACCGAGCACATCCTGCTAGGGCTGATTCAGGACGATGAAGGGGTGGCGGCGAAGGTGCTGCAAAACTTGGGAATCGATCGCCAGAGAGTCCGCACGCAGGTAATTCGTGCCGTGGGAGAAGTTGCGGCGGTACCCGGAGGTAGGGGGGATAGCGGCGATCGCAAAATCCCGACTTTAGAAGAATTCGGGACAAATTTGACCAAGTTAGCCGCAGCAGGCAAACTCGATCCCGTGGTGGGCCGCGAAAATGAAATCGAGCGCGTGATCCAAGTGCTCGGGCGCCGCACGAAGAACAATCCGGTGTTAGTAGGCGAACCGGGAGTCGGCAAAACAGCCCTCGCCGAAGGCCTCGCCCAGCGGATTGTTAATAGAAACGTCCCGGAAATTTTAGAAGACAAACAAGTAATCAGCCTCGATATGGGTTCGCTGATTGCTGGTACAAAATTCCGAGGCGAATTTGAGGAACGGCTGGCGAAAATCATGGCCGAAATTCGCGCTGCAGGAAACATCATTCTGGTAATTGATGAAATTCACACCTTAGTCGGTGCAGGCGCAATTCAAGGCAGCATGGACGCCTCTAATATGCTCAAACCCGCCCTTGCTAGAGGTGAATTGCAGTGTGTCGGCGCTACTACCTTGGACGAATACCGCAAGCACATCGAGCGCGACGCTGCCTTAGAACGCCGCTTCCAACCGATCAAAGTCGGCGAACCGAGCGTGGCAGAAACAATAGAAATATTGTACGGGTTGCGATCGGCTTACGAACAGCATCACAGACTGACAATTTCCGACGCAGCTTTAGAAGCAGCGGCTACACTGTCAGATCGGTACATTAACGATCGGTTTTTGCCAGACAAGGCGATCGACTTAATTGACGAAGCAGGTTCCCGCGTCCGCGTGATGAATTCACAAACCCCGCCCGAAGTTAAAGAGCTCAAAAAGCAACTGCCCGCAGTAACAAAAGAAAAAGATGCAGCAGTACGCGAGCAAGACTTCGACAAAGCTGGAAAATTGCGCGATCGCGAATTAGAAATTGAAGCCGAAATCGCCGCAGCTACGATCAACAAAAGCCAACTCAAAACCTCTCCCACCGTCACCGAAGAAGACATCGCCCACATCGTGGCTAATTGGACGGGAGTACCGGTCAGCAAGCTGACAGAATCCGAATCGGAATTGCTGCTGCACATGGAAGATACTTTGCACCAGCGCTTGATCGGTCAAGAAGAAGCTGTCACCGCAGTTTCTCGGGCCATCCGCCGCGCGCGGGTAGGCTTGAAAAATCCGAATCGCCCGATCGCCAGTTTCATCTTTTCCGGGCCCACAGGCGTCGGCAAAACGGAACTTACAAAAGCCCTAGCAACATATTTCTTCGGTTCCGAAGAAGCCATGATTCGGTTAGATATGTCCGAATTCATGGAACGCCACACGGTTTCTAAACTCATCGGTTCGCCTCCGGGTTACGTCGGCTACGATGAAGGCGGCCAACTAACAGAAGCAGTCCGGCGCCGTCCTTACACCGTCGTCCTGTTCGACGAAATCGAAAAAGCTCACCCGGATGTCTTCAACATGATGCTGCAAATCTTGGAAGACGGCCGCTTGACTGATGCTAAAGGTCGGACAGTAGACTTTAAGAATACGCTGCTGATCATGACCTCAAACATCGGTTCGCGAGTGATTGAAAAAGGCGGTGGCGGTCTCGGTTTCGAGTTTGCTGAAAGTGCCGCAGACGGGCAGTACAACCGCGTTCGCAGCTTGGTAAACGAAGAACTGAAACAGTTTTTCCGTCCTGAATTTATCAACCGCTTGGATGAGATTATCGTCTTCCGCCAGTTGAACAGGGAAGAAGTCAAGCAGATTGCGGACATTATGTTGCAGCAAGTCTTCAGCCGCTTAACCGAACAGGGTATTACTTTGTCGGTGACAGAAAGGTTCAAGGACTTGTTAGTGACAGAAGGCTACAATCCCAGCTACGGTGCTCGACCTTTGCGCCGCGCAATCATGCGGTTGTTGGAAGATGTACTGGCTGAGGAAATGCTGTCTGGGAAGCTGAAAGACGGCCAAAAGGCGATCGTTGATGTGGATGAAAACGGTCAGGTTAAGATAGTGCCCGATGGTCCATCTGAGCCGAAATTGCCCGAATTCGCATTAAGCCATTAA
- a CDS encoding peroxiredoxin family protein: MLTSTNFSGLLNQRFFQNLLPVPASNVLKLGQMTPDFELPDINNGKLVRLSNYRGDKPVILAFTRIFTEKQYCPFCFPHIKALNENWEKFADRNIELLMVASTDDRQSQIVVRDLGLKMPLLSDPGCQVFRAYQVGQALGAPLPAQFVLDADGKLLFKHLFSFIDHNASVDTLLKYVDR; this comes from the coding sequence ATGCTGACTTCTACTAATTTTAGCGGCTTGTTAAATCAGCGGTTTTTCCAAAATTTATTGCCTGTTCCCGCGAGTAATGTTCTGAAGTTGGGACAGATGACCCCAGATTTTGAATTGCCTGATATTAATAATGGCAAATTGGTGCGACTGTCCAATTATCGGGGCGATAAGCCGGTTATTCTGGCTTTTACGCGGATTTTTACTGAAAAGCAATATTGCCCTTTCTGTTTTCCTCACATTAAAGCTTTGAATGAAAACTGGGAAAAATTTGCCGATCGCAATATAGAATTATTGATGGTTGCCAGTACCGACGATCGCCAAAGCCAAATTGTGGTTAGAGATTTAGGCTTGAAAATGCCTCTGCTTTCCGATCCAGGCTGTCAAGTTTTTCGGGCTTATCAAGTCGGTCAGGCTTTAGGTGCTCCTTTGCCCGCTCAGTTTGTTTTGGATGCAGATGGAAAACTCCTCTTCAAACATTTGTTTTCTTTCATAGACCACAATGCTAGTGTGGACACTTTGTTGAAATATGTCGATCGGTAA
- a CDS encoding peroxiredoxin produces MTSECLRVGQAAPDFAATAVVDQEFKTVKLSDYKGKKYVVLFFYPLDFTFVCPTEITAFSDRFEDFKKIDTEILGVSVDSEFSHLAWIQTDRKSGGVGDLNYPLVADLKKTISSAYNVLDPEAGIALRGLFIIDKEGIIQHSTINNLAFGRNVDETLRTLQAIQHVQSHPDEVCPAGWQPGDKTMTPDPVKSKVFFAAV; encoded by the coding sequence ATGACCAGTGAATGCCTCCGGGTTGGTCAAGCTGCACCCGATTTCGCAGCAACAGCCGTAGTGGATCAGGAATTCAAGACAGTTAAACTGTCCGACTATAAAGGCAAAAAGTATGTAGTCCTGTTCTTCTACCCCTTGGACTTCACCTTTGTGTGCCCGACTGAGATTACAGCATTTAGCGATCGCTTCGAGGACTTCAAGAAAATCGATACTGAAATCCTCGGCGTATCCGTTGACAGTGAATTCTCTCACCTCGCTTGGATACAAACAGACCGCAAATCTGGCGGTGTTGGCGACCTCAACTATCCCTTAGTTGCTGACCTCAAAAAAACCATTAGTTCGGCCTACAACGTCCTCGACCCAGAAGCAGGCATTGCCCTCAGAGGTCTGTTCATCATCGACAAAGAAGGCATCATCCAACACTCTACTATCAACAATCTTGCCTTCGGCCGCAACGTGGACGAAACTCTCCGTACTCTGCAAGCTATCCAACACGTCCAGTCTCATCCCGATGAAGTTTGTCCCGCCGGCTGGCAGCCCGGTGACAAGACCATGACTCCCGATCCTGTCAAGTCTAAGGTATTCTTTGCTGCGGTCTAA
- a CDS encoding Uma2 family endonuclease: protein MTTQLIKRLFTVKEYHHMIEAGILTKDDKVELIRGEIVQMAAVGRRHTSHVKRLTELFYIRLLSRVTIGVQDPVELDDRSEPEPDISLLRRRDDFYESGHPQSEDILLIVEVADATAETDRNIKIPLYAEDNIVEVWLVDINEQCVVVYREPSPSGYQNIQRFQRGQVLSILAFPDVEIAVDNVLG from the coding sequence ATGACAACTCAGTTAATTAAGCGGTTATTTACAGTAAAAGAATATCATCATATGATTGAAGCTGGCATCTTGACCAAAGATGATAAAGTTGAATTAATTCGAGGAGAAATTGTTCAAATGGCCGCCGTCGGTAGAAGGCATACATCTCATGTCAAGCGTCTGACAGAGTTATTCTATATCCGCTTATTATCGAGAGTAACCATTGGAGTTCAAGATCCGGTAGAATTGGACGATCGCTCCGAACCAGAACCGGATATTTCCTTGCTGCGGCGGCGCGATGATTTTTACGAATCGGGACATCCTCAGTCTGAGGATATTTTACTAATTGTGGAAGTAGCGGATGCAACCGCTGAAACTGACAGAAATATCAAAATTCCTCTGTATGCCGAAGACAATATTGTAGAAGTTTGGCTTGTAGATATTAACGAGCAATGTGTAGTAGTTTATCGCGAACCTTCTCCCTCGGGATACCAAAATATTCAAAGATTTCAGCGGGGTCAGGTTTTATCTATTCTAGCTTTTCCAGATGTAGAAATTGCTGTAGATAATGTGTTGGGGTAA